In Thunnus thynnus chromosome 13, fThuThy2.1, whole genome shotgun sequence, the following proteins share a genomic window:
- the zgc:153990 gene encoding nuclear apoptosis-inducing factor 1 isoform X2, which translates to MSSPIYYNQDSVTRFKKRKARFSFSEVHILLDEVRKHRMVVVGKFNRGVPTDMKKRTWAEITARVNEIGECQREVIEVIKKWSDLKCDTKRKVAAMRSGTVPNRGLNSRLSRDLNQTEKIVLQILEMDEEDQSTGDFGPLGDDDDVPEEEEEMEEEDMMGMQNSPNGGLDMTSMPPPNSYAASGLPQSGDSSQLSFDVHYEIPTTEDSDDDQREDVPPSTQAAKPTVDHQGNNGIQKQGQPQTSSGPSTSTATLPMPGQPSQNMRENMLHNASLSLQEQHATNILLETVSRSLELLSESVQQLAETQQEFVRESLQLQRETVQVLRDFTGGAIALMHDKLNGRPTL; encoded by the exons ATGTCTTCACCAATATACTACAACCAAGACAGTGTTACACgcttcaaaaaaagaaaagctcgTTTCTCTTTCAGTGAAGTTCACATACTGTTGGATGAAGTGAGGAAACATCGTATGGTTGTTGTGG GCAAATTCAACCGTGGTGTTCCAACAGATATGAAGAAGCGCACATGGGCAGAGATTACGGCACGTGTAAATGAGATTGGGGAATGCCAACGCGAGGTCATTGAAGTCATCAAGAAATGGTCTGACCTAAAATGTGACACTAAGCGGAAAGTGGCTGCCATGCGGTCAGGGACAGTGCCCAACAGGGGCCTCAACTCACGTCTTTCCAGAGACCTTAATCAGACAGAGAAAATAGTGCTCCAGATTCTGGAGATGGACGAGGAAGACCAGAGCACGGGTGACTTTGGCCCCCTGGGAGATGACGACGATGTaccagaggaggaagaggaaatggaAGAGGAGGATATGATGGGAATGCAGAATTCTCCCAACGGTGGGTTGGACATGACGTCTATGCCCCCGCCAAACTCCTACGCTGCGAGTGGACTTCCACAGTCAG GAGACTCGTCACAACTGTCCTTCGATGTGCATTATGAAATACCGACCACAGAAG ACTCAGATGATGACCAAAGGGAGGACGTGCCGCCTTCTACTCAGGCAGCAAAACCCACAGTGGATCACCAAGGAAACAACGGCATCCAGAAGCAAGGACAACCTCAGACGTCCTCTGGACCTTCAACCTCAACGGCCACACTTCCAATGCCAGGTCAGCCTTCACAAAACATGAGGGAAAACATGCTACATAACGCATCGCTGAGCCTTCAGGAGCAGCACGCCACCAACATCCTGCTGGAGACGGTTTCACGATCCCTGGAGCTTCTGTCTGAGTCGGTGCAGCAGCTGGCAGAGACTCAGCAGGAGTTTGTACGCGAGTCGTTGCAGCTCCAACGGGAGACGGTGCAGGTTCTCAGAGACTTCACAGGTGGGGCCATCGCGCTAATGCATGACAAACTAAATGGACGGCCAACATTATAG
- the dlb gene encoding delta-like protein B, producing MAHLHLRYLLALALVHVVFSSGVFELKIHSFHTAQRICRRHRDCHIFFRICLKHPEDVISAEPPCTFGTGHTNVIRADHTSISSSAPIRVPFHFKWPGTFSLIIEAWNAESPTEYTDNQNNLVSRLATRRRLAIGEDWSQDVHFGEQSELRYSYHVFCDEYYFGDGCADYCRPRDDTLGHYTCDEEGNRICLEGWKGNYCSEPICSADCSERHGYCEAPGGCTCRMGWQGPSCNECVRYPGCLHGTCSQPWQCNCQEGWGGLFCDQDLNYCTNHKPCANGATCTNTGQGSYTCTCRPGFGGTNCELETNECDSNPCKNGGSCNDLENDYSCTCPQGFYGKNCEIIAMTCADGPCFNGGTCVETMTGGYTCRCPPSYTGSNCEKKLDRCSNRPCLNGGDCLDLGQSVLCRCQAGFTGANCQVNIDDCASSPCQNAGTCQDGVNDYTCSCTLGYTGKNCSVRSDACGARPCQNGGTCFTHFTGPVCQCPKGFMGPSCEFTLQPSFKPALRQTSQPSSATLTVSCVLAVLVLVLVAGIIFLRRRRRLQGRKQLSDIAVYNDLETVNNLGGSEREAFLGPNGLFKISNSTARLSLSLCPDGRSGYRQNPVESGRVRGERQDFMWRDEAGLGSGAGLR from the exons ATGGCACATCTGCACCTGAGATACCTCTTGGCTTTGGCCTTAGTGCACGTG GTATTTTCCTCCGGTGTGTTTGAGCTgaaaattcattcattccacACGGCGCAACGCATCTGCAGAAGACACAGGGACTGTCATATATTTTTCAGGATTTGCCTAAAACATCCAGAGGATGTGATCTCAGCAGAGCCGCCTTGCACCTTCGGGACCGGACACACTAACGTCATCAGGGCCGATCACACCTCGATTTCTAGCAGCGCTCCCATCAGGGTGCCATTCCACTTCAAGTGGCCg GGAACATTTTCATTGATCATTGAAGCCTGGAACGCTGAATCCCCGACTGAATACACAG ACAACCAGAACAACCTTGTAAGCCGTCTGGCGACCAGGAGGAGACTTGCCATCGGCGAGGACTGGTCCCAGGATGTGCACTTCGGCGAGCAGAGCGAGCTGCGCTATTCCTACCACGTCTTCTGCGACGAGTACTACTTTGGAGACGGCTGCGCTGACTACTGCAGGCCGAGAGACGACACGCTGGGCCACTACACCTGCGACGAGGAGGGCAACCGCATCTGCCTGGAGGGCTGGAAGGGAAACTACTGCTCTGAAC CCATCTGCTCGGCGGACTGCAGTGAGAGGCACGGCTACTGCGAGGCCCCAGGGGGCTGTACGTGTCGCATGGGCTGGCAGGGCCCCTCCTGCAATGAATGCGTCCGCTACCCAGGCTGCCTCCACGGGACGTGCAGCCAGCCATGGCAGTGTAACTGCCAGGAGGGCTGGGGGGGCCTCTTCTGCGACCAGGACCTCAACTACTGCACCAACCACAAGCCCTGTGCCAACGGAGCAACCTGCACCAACACAGGTCAGGGCAGCTACACCTGTACCTGCCGGCCCGGCTTCGGAGGCACCAACTGTGAGCTGGAAACCAACGAGTGTGACAGCAACCCCTGCAAGAACGGAGGCAGCTGCAAT GACCTGGAGAACGACTACTCATGCACCTGTCCACAGGGATTCTACGGTAAGAACTGCGAGATCATTGCCATGACGTGTGCCGATGGTCCCTGCTTCAACGGCGGCACCTGTGTGGAGACAATGACCGGAGGCTACACCTGCCGCTGCCCCCCTAGCTACACCGGCTCCAACTGTGAGAAGAAGCTGGACCGCTGCAGCAACAGGCCCTGTCTGAACG GTGGTGACTGTCTGGACCTCGGCCAAAGTGTCCTGTGCCGCTGTCAGGCAGGCTTCACTGGTGCCAACTGCCAGGTCAACATCGACGACTGTGCTTCGAGCCCCTGCCAGAACGCCGGGACCTGCCAAGACGGTGTGAATGACTACACCTGCTCCTGCACCCTGGGGTACACTGGCAAGAACTGCAGCGTGCGCTCAGATGCCTGCGGCGCCCGTCCTTGCCAGAATGGTGGCACCTGCTTCACTCACTTCACTGGGCCAGTTTGCCAGTGCCCTAAAGGCTTTATGGGTCCAAGTTGTGAGTTCACACTTCAGCCCAGTTTCAAGCCTGCTTTGCGCCAAACCTCCCAGCCCTCCTCAGCCACCCTCACCGTCTCCTGCGTTCTGGCTGTCCTAGTGCTGGTTCTGGTGGCCGGCATTATCTTcctgaggaggagaaggagactGCAGGGAAGGAAGCAGCTGAGCGACATTGCAGTTTACAATGACTTGGAGACAGTGAACAACCTGGGAGGAAGCGAGAGAGAGGCCTTCCTCGGTCCGAACGGCCTGTTCAAGATCAGCAACAGCACGGCCCGCCTCAGCCTTTCCCTCTGCCCGGACGGAAGATCCGGGTACAGGCAGAATCCTGTGGAGAGCGGCCGGGTCAGAGGCGAGCGTCAGGACTTTATGTGGAGGGACGAGGCCGGCCTGGGCTCTGGGGCAGGGCTGAGATGA
- the zgc:153990 gene encoding nuclear apoptosis-inducing factor 1 isoform X3 — MKKRTWAEITARVNEIGECQREVIEVIKKWSDLKCDTKRKVAAMRSGTVPNRGLNSRLSRDLNQTEKIVLQILEMDEEDQSTGDFGPLGDDDDVPEEEEEMEEEDMMGMQNSPNGGLDMTSMPPPNSYAASGLPQSGDSSQLSFDVHYEIPTTEDADAAFADSDDDQREDVPPSTQAAKPTVDHQGNNGIQKQGQPQTSSGPSTSTATLPMPGQPSQNMRENMLHNASLSLQEQHATNILLETVSRSLELLSESVQQLAETQQEFVRESLQLQRETVQVLRDFTGGAIALMHDKLNGRPTL, encoded by the exons ATGAAGAAGCGCACATGGGCAGAGATTACGGCACGTGTAAATGAGATTGGGGAATGCCAACGCGAGGTCATTGAAGTCATCAAGAAATGGTCTGACCTAAAATGTGACACTAAGCGGAAAGTGGCTGCCATGCGGTCAGGGACAGTGCCCAACAGGGGCCTCAACTCACGTCTTTCCAGAGACCTTAATCAGACAGAGAAAATAGTGCTCCAGATTCTGGAGATGGACGAGGAAGACCAGAGCACGGGTGACTTTGGCCCCCTGGGAGATGACGACGATGTaccagaggaggaagaggaaatggaAGAGGAGGATATGATGGGAATGCAGAATTCTCCCAACGGTGGGTTGGACATGACGTCTATGCCCCCGCCAAACTCCTACGCTGCGAGTGGACTTCCACAGTCAG GAGACTCGTCACAACTGTCCTTCGATGTGCATTATGAAATACCGACCACAGAAG ATGCTGATGCTGCGTTTGCAGACTCAGATGATGACCAAAGGGAGGACGTGCCGCCTTCTACTCAGGCAGCAAAACCCACAGTGGATCACCAAGGAAACAACGGCATCCAGAAGCAAGGACAACCTCAGACGTCCTCTGGACCTTCAACCTCAACGGCCACACTTCCAATGCCAGGTCAGCCTTCACAAAACATGAGGGAAAACATGCTACATAACGCATCGCTGAGCCTTCAGGAGCAGCACGCCACCAACATCCTGCTGGAGACGGTTTCACGATCCCTGGAGCTTCTGTCTGAGTCGGTGCAGCAGCTGGCAGAGACTCAGCAGGAGTTTGTACGCGAGTCGTTGCAGCTCCAACGGGAGACGGTGCAGGTTCTCAGAGACTTCACAGGTGGGGCCATCGCGCTAATGCATGACAAACTAAATGGACGGCCAACATTATAG
- the capns1a gene encoding calpain small subunit 1a, with the protein MFFAKKFIGGIIDVVSNIDPAQFVPSDPPPPRRPLAYAEQHESDEEKQFRRVFQQLAGEDMEVSPTELMNILNRIVTKHGDLKTDGFSIESCRSMVAVMDSDSTGKLGFHEFKHLWNNIKKWQAMYKSYDADGSGVIGADELPTAFRAAGFPLNDQLFQMIIRRYSDENGNMDFDNYIGCLVRLDAMCRAFKTLDKDNNGTIKVNIKEWLQLTMYS; encoded by the exons ATGTTTTTTGCCAAAAAATTCATTGGTGGCATCATTGATGTTGTCAG CAACATCGACCCAGCCCAGTTTGTGCCTTCTGATCCT CCTCCACCACGCAGGCCACTTGCATATGCAGAGCAGCATGAGAGCGATGAGGAGAAACAGTTCCGCAGAGTCTTCCAGCAACTAGCCGGAGAA GACATGGAAGTGAGCCCAACTGAGTTGATGAACATCCTAAACAGAATCGTTACAAAGC ATGGAGACCTGAAGACAGATGGTTTCAGCATTGAGTCTTGCAGGAGCATGGTGGCAGTCATGGAT AGTGACAGCACTGGAAAACTGGGATTCCATGAATTCAAACACCTCTggaacaatataaaaaaatggcAGGCAA TGTACAAGTCCTATGACGCAGATGGTTCTGGTGTCATAGGTGCAGATGAGCTACCCACCGCTTTCAGAGCTGCTG GCTTCCCCCTCAATGACCAGCTGTTCCAGATGATCATTCGCAGATACAGCGATGAAAATGGGAACATGGATTTCGACAACTATATCGGCTGCCTTGTGAGGCTGGATGCCATGTGCC GTGCCTTCAAAACCTTGGATAAGGATAACAACGGGACTATCAAAGTCAATATTAAGGAG TGGCTTCAGTTGACCATGTACTCCTGA
- the zgc:153990 gene encoding nuclear apoptosis-inducing factor 1 isoform X1, translating into MSSPIYYNQDSVTRFKKRKARFSFSEVHILLDEVRKHRMVVVGKFNRGVPTDMKKRTWAEITARVNEIGECQREVIEVIKKWSDLKCDTKRKVAAMRSGTVPNRGLNSRLSRDLNQTEKIVLQILEMDEEDQSTGDFGPLGDDDDVPEEEEEMEEEDMMGMQNSPNGGLDMTSMPPPNSYAASGLPQSGDSSQLSFDVHYEIPTTEDADAAFADSDDDQREDVPPSTQAAKPTVDHQGNNGIQKQGQPQTSSGPSTSTATLPMPGQPSQNMRENMLHNASLSLQEQHATNILLETVSRSLELLSESVQQLAETQQEFVRESLQLQRETVQVLRDFTGGAIALMHDKLNGRPTL; encoded by the exons ATGTCTTCACCAATATACTACAACCAAGACAGTGTTACACgcttcaaaaaaagaaaagctcgTTTCTCTTTCAGTGAAGTTCACATACTGTTGGATGAAGTGAGGAAACATCGTATGGTTGTTGTGG GCAAATTCAACCGTGGTGTTCCAACAGATATGAAGAAGCGCACATGGGCAGAGATTACGGCACGTGTAAATGAGATTGGGGAATGCCAACGCGAGGTCATTGAAGTCATCAAGAAATGGTCTGACCTAAAATGTGACACTAAGCGGAAAGTGGCTGCCATGCGGTCAGGGACAGTGCCCAACAGGGGCCTCAACTCACGTCTTTCCAGAGACCTTAATCAGACAGAGAAAATAGTGCTCCAGATTCTGGAGATGGACGAGGAAGACCAGAGCACGGGTGACTTTGGCCCCCTGGGAGATGACGACGATGTaccagaggaggaagaggaaatggaAGAGGAGGATATGATGGGAATGCAGAATTCTCCCAACGGTGGGTTGGACATGACGTCTATGCCCCCGCCAAACTCCTACGCTGCGAGTGGACTTCCACAGTCAG GAGACTCGTCACAACTGTCCTTCGATGTGCATTATGAAATACCGACCACAGAAG ATGCTGATGCTGCGTTTGCAGACTCAGATGATGACCAAAGGGAGGACGTGCCGCCTTCTACTCAGGCAGCAAAACCCACAGTGGATCACCAAGGAAACAACGGCATCCAGAAGCAAGGACAACCTCAGACGTCCTCTGGACCTTCAACCTCAACGGCCACACTTCCAATGCCAGGTCAGCCTTCACAAAACATGAGGGAAAACATGCTACATAACGCATCGCTGAGCCTTCAGGAGCAGCACGCCACCAACATCCTGCTGGAGACGGTTTCACGATCCCTGGAGCTTCTGTCTGAGTCGGTGCAGCAGCTGGCAGAGACTCAGCAGGAGTTTGTACGCGAGTCGTTGCAGCTCCAACGGGAGACGGTGCAGGTTCTCAGAGACTTCACAGGTGGGGCCATCGCGCTAATGCATGACAAACTAAATGGACGGCCAACATTATAG